DNA sequence from the Desulfovibrio desulfuricans DSM 642 genome:
GCTCATGCCCAGCAAGGCACTGATGTCGCACACGCACATTTCCGCATGCAGTAAGGCGTTAATAATCTTGAGGCGGGTCGGATCATTCAACGACTTGAAAAGCTCAGCAATTTCTACAAGAAACGTATCTTCGAGAACCTTTCCCCTAACATCCGCAACGACATTTTCATGGATGACGGTACAGCCGCATAGGCCGGTATCCTCTTTCTGCTTGGACATGGCATCTCCTAAACAAATACATAAGCAAGTGTTTAATTGTTCCTAGCAGGCGGGTATTTTGGTGTCAACTTGCATGGGACGCTCCGCATTCTTTATACTCGCCGGTTCCTTCTATGGGCGTTGTAGAGTAGTTGCCTCCGACCGAATACTTTGGTCACAGCGAAGGAGAAATTCCTGCTCACCCTTGACATAGTTCAATTGGCGTTGAATAATTATCCAATGGAAACAAAAACCGCCACCACCATATTTGAAGTCCTGACTTCCGAGGCCCGACTTTCCATCTTCCGGCTGCTGGTCAAATACGCGCCGGACGGACTGG
Encoded proteins:
- a CDS encoding ArsR/SmtB family transcription factor — encoded protein: MSKQKEDTGLCGCTVIHENVVADVRGKVLEDTFLVEIAELFKSLNDPTRLKIINALLHAEMCVCDISALLGMSQPAISHHLKILRHMHLVNFRREGKIVYYSIADDHIEPLFMQGLAHIMETKN